A stretch of Paludisphaera borealis DNA encodes these proteins:
- a CDS encoding MlaD family protein: MMRAMGRWRVLANAGFAALVLALGAFGLFQVANRRWQVQPTFHVRAQFPTVSGVEAGHRVRYQGVDAGVVESVVPPGKPGEPVELVLRVDERLHHLVRADTTARIIAEGMIGARVVDLKPGEADASPVAEGGLIRSEPPVDLADLIHQAGASLREIDRTAKAAQEGLEQVAAIAGQVRGGKGSLGRLIHDDSVYDNLVALTKRGDKTVAAMEDNLMALKQTWPLSRYFDARAYLERDHVLYHPGSQRICRTLRAEELFESGRALLTPTGKTRLDEVARWFKKTSQTRSEVVIAAFTDPEVDADMAEALTQEQAEAVSKYLVDHHGINSAGWFKKRKVAAVGFGGHSPRLAEDGSEPLPSRRVDIILFTPQI; the protein is encoded by the coding sequence ATGATGCGTGCAATGGGACGGTGGCGGGTGCTGGCGAACGCCGGTTTCGCGGCGTTGGTGCTGGCGCTCGGGGCGTTCGGGCTGTTCCAGGTGGCGAACCGGCGGTGGCAGGTTCAGCCGACGTTCCACGTCCGGGCCCAGTTCCCGACCGTCAGCGGGGTCGAGGCCGGGCACCGGGTGCGGTATCAGGGGGTCGACGCCGGGGTGGTTGAGAGCGTCGTGCCGCCGGGCAAGCCGGGCGAGCCGGTCGAGCTGGTACTTCGCGTCGATGAGCGGCTTCATCATCTGGTCCGCGCCGATACGACGGCCCGGATCATCGCCGAGGGGATGATTGGCGCGCGCGTGGTCGACCTCAAGCCGGGCGAGGCCGACGCCTCGCCAGTCGCCGAGGGGGGGCTGATCCGGTCGGAACCACCGGTCGACCTTGCCGACCTGATCCACCAGGCGGGCGCCTCGCTCCGGGAGATCGACCGGACGGCCAAGGCGGCGCAAGAGGGGCTTGAACAGGTTGCGGCCATCGCCGGCCAGGTTCGCGGCGGCAAGGGGAGCCTGGGCAGGCTGATCCACGACGACTCGGTCTACGACAACCTCGTGGCGCTCACGAAGCGCGGCGACAAGACCGTGGCGGCGATGGAAGACAACCTCATGGCCCTCAAACAGACGTGGCCGCTGTCGCGGTACTTCGACGCCCGCGCCTATCTCGAACGGGATCACGTCCTTTATCACCCCGGCTCGCAGCGCATCTGCCGGACGCTCCGGGCGGAGGAGCTTTTCGAGTCCGGCCGGGCGTTGCTGACGCCGACGGGCAAGACCCGGCTCGACGAGGTCGCGCGGTGGTTCAAGAAGACCAGCCAGACGCGCTCGGAGGTGGTCATCGCGGCGTTCACCGACCCCGAGGTCGACGCCGACATGGCCGAGGCGCTCACGCAGGAGCAGGCCGAGGCTGTCAGCAAGTATCTGGTCGATCATCACGGGATCAATTCGGCCGGCTGGTTCAAGAAGCGCAAGGTGGCGGCGGTCGGCTTCGGCGGTCATTCTCCCCGGCTGGCCGAGGACGGCTCCGAGCCGCTTCCCTCGCGGCGCGTCGACATCATCCTGTTCACTCCCCAGATTTAA
- a CDS encoding MlaE family ABC transporter permease, with protein MLGTIAGRLEDVGRFLGFAIRTLTAIPAALVGRFTEIVWQFEQVAVKSLPIVLGAGMSVGLATWFQTHRLLAANGAEAALPSFLAVAVVVELGPLMAGVLVAARMGAGLAAELGSMSLNEEIDAREVLGADPVSSLVAPRAVACTLAVPLLTVLVDASALAGALAAESVAGRLSPQLFWRQSLVFLRLSDVIPATLKTAVFGLLVGVVGCWIGLHSERSAEAVGRAATRGVVYAVLAVFAANVVLVPLIQWATARLSEGAF; from the coding sequence ATGCTGGGAACCATCGCCGGCCGGCTTGAAGACGTCGGCCGCTTCCTAGGGTTCGCGATCCGGACGCTGACGGCGATTCCCGCCGCGCTGGTCGGCCGGTTCACCGAGATCGTCTGGCAGTTCGAGCAGGTGGCGGTGAAGAGTCTGCCGATCGTGCTGGGCGCAGGGATGAGCGTCGGCCTGGCGACCTGGTTTCAGACCCACCGACTGCTGGCGGCGAATGGTGCCGAGGCGGCCTTGCCGAGCTTCCTGGCGGTCGCGGTGGTCGTCGAACTCGGTCCGCTGATGGCCGGCGTGCTAGTCGCGGCGCGGATGGGCGCGGGGCTCGCCGCCGAGCTAGGCTCGATGAGCCTGAACGAGGAGATCGACGCCCGCGAAGTCCTCGGCGCCGACCCCGTTTCGAGTCTTGTCGCGCCCCGGGCCGTCGCCTGCACTCTGGCCGTCCCGCTGCTCACGGTCCTGGTGGACGCCTCGGCCCTGGCGGGCGCGTTGGCCGCCGAGAGCGTCGCTGGCCGGCTCTCACCGCAACTGTTCTGGCGGCAGTCGCTTGTCTTCTTGAGGCTGTCCGACGTGATCCCCGCCACGCTCAAGACAGCCGTCTTCGGCCTGCTCGTCGGCGTCGTCGGCTGCTGGATCGGCCTGCATTCCGAACGCTCGGCCGAAGCTGTCGGCCGCGCCGCGACCCGAGGCGTCGTCTACGCCGTGCTCGCCGTCTTCGCCGCCAACGTCGTCCTCGTCCCTCTCATCCAATGGGCGACGGCCAGACTGAGCGAAGGAGCGTTCTGA